One Microcoleus sp. AS-A8 DNA window includes the following coding sequences:
- a CDS encoding GNAT family N-acetyltransferase — protein MVVNPCFSFLTPYEPAPTSQDAVTTGVSHFTIRTAQVRDLTTLAEILTDSFHPRTGVIRWAYPMLRLGIYEDLRNRLRTNSPHYVCLVAVANGAKVADSGEVLAGTVEIALRSPPSWQAHASQYPYISNLAVRKSYRRLGVARQLLLACEQTSLEWGFPDLYLHVLENNHQARQLYLKAGYQLRQVEPSYSAWLFGQPKRLFLHKHIDLSGTS, from the coding sequence GTGGTTGTGAACCCCTGCTTCTCCTTCTTGACGCCCTATGAGCCAGCCCCTACCAGTCAGGATGCCGTTACGACTGGTGTATCGCACTTTACGATCCGCACCGCTCAAGTTCGGGATCTGACCACTCTGGCAGAAATTTTAACTGACAGCTTTCATCCTCGGACTGGGGTGATCCGTTGGGCTTACCCCATGCTCCGATTGGGGATTTACGAAGATTTGCGAAATCGGTTGCGAACGAACTCGCCCCATTATGTTTGTTTGGTTGCTGTTGCCAATGGGGCTAAGGTTGCGGATTCGGGTGAAGTTCTAGCAGGAACTGTGGAGATTGCGCTGCGTTCTCCACCATCTTGGCAAGCTCATGCCTCTCAATATCCTTATATTTCTAATCTGGCTGTCAGAAAATCGTATCGCCGCCTGGGAGTTGCTCGACAATTACTCCTTGCCTGTGAACAAACGTCTCTAGAATGGGGGTTTCCAGACCTCTACCTTCATGTGCTAGAAAACAATCACCAGGCACGGCAGCTTTATCTCAAGGCTGGATATCAACTGCGCCAGGTTGAGCCGAGTTACAGTGCATGGCTGTTTGGGCAACCTAAACGCCTGTTCTTACATAAACACATTGATCTGAGTGGAACGAGCTGA
- a CDS encoding response regulator, with the protein MKSQETSKPKLLVVDDEPDNLDLLYRTFHREYKVLRADNGPAALEILAHEGDIAVIISDQRMPLMSGTEFLSLTATRYPDIIRIILTGYTDVEDLVEAINAGKVFKFVTKPWNSDDLKAVVRQAMDTHNVLKVRTRELCRALRRESLLNTVTNTIRNAQFGQEGDSPLQQILQRIVESVGHLLEVDICLLRPFQDGRLVDEWFVYQKEQGSLRSGTEAGLNGSARSEEITPKKPEPISTDSEIGAGESVMGDSALFASPRLPISPSSSSPSPSLGQSSSYPSLLEQTVWETREVAVINDVLTDERFLGESAEIRQRAIAYQQTNIRSTLVVPLISQQELVAVLALHQCEQPYYWQDDEIQLVVMVADQAALALSQARAYEQVRALATQQALVNTITNAIRSTLDPQEIFTAITQQLGQAIKVDGCTLSLWREEDEFVQCVGLYDGKSAQAVESQDKDNSTTSLINQSSNSGFVAHQLPQSLVPISGNPVLQQLVNTQQPVAIDDLAANPEMKGFDLPFRQPARALLVVPLLADSASSNASVSDSQTTPRVSGQPSGTIIGSITLRHTYRPRHWLPSEINLAQAVAAQAAIAVQQSRLYQKTRQQAERLMELDRQKTEFFQNISHEFRTPLTLMIGPLESVIERKQDLPYEQCGIALRNSRRLLRLVNQLLDLHRLDAGRMQASFRPCNLVQFVSQIVEAFRPYCDKKNIRLSTQLTRCTPVYVDLEKFDKVLYNLLSNAMKFTDAGGNITINVEPAGDHVRLQISDTGIGIKKEQVPHLFERFRQAEGSVNRSYEGSGLGLALVKELVELHGGQISVESVYSEGTTFTVWLQTGTSHLPVEQVLEVPTEMQVSRASVELADLEIELPVEEEEQGTGEPQIKVTGVPASPPSKVLVVDDNSDLRAYVSRILRQEGYQIQIARNGAEGFKVAQEYRPQLIVADLMMPEVSGLDMIRMIRDTPELKGTPIILLTAKADEATRIEGTEQGADAYLSKPFNDRELLAEVRNLLALKANEQRVLELNTYLTESVLRRFLPPAMVQRAAKGELELDLSPEQTLITTLFSDIVGFTQLSNTLRSRRVAELLNEYLAAMTQAVFENGGTVDKFMGDGILAIFGAPEVLAPQEQVRRAVATARHMLRSLEQLNQRWEEQGIVGKDGPPPVRFRCGIHQGTAVVGMFGGKERSDYTAIGPSVNIASRLQEAAEPNSILVSANVADWLDDSEITKFRPLMLKGVDETVLTFSVKPIKSNSGKR; encoded by the coding sequence ATGAAATCCCAAGAAACAAGTAAGCCCAAACTTCTGGTTGTTGACGACGAGCCAGACAATCTTGACTTGCTTTACCGGACTTTCCATCGAGAATACAAAGTCTTGAGGGCAGACAATGGGCCTGCCGCACTAGAGATTTTGGCTCATGAAGGGGATATCGCGGTGATCATCTCCGATCAGCGTATGCCCCTGATGAGCGGCACTGAGTTTCTCAGCCTCACTGCTACCCGATACCCGGATATCATCCGGATTATCTTGACCGGCTACACGGATGTGGAAGACCTTGTAGAGGCGATCAACGCAGGTAAAGTCTTCAAATTTGTCACAAAACCTTGGAATTCTGATGACCTCAAGGCAGTTGTGCGGCAGGCGATGGATACCCACAATGTCTTGAAGGTTCGCACCAGAGAACTGTGTCGGGCACTGCGCCGGGAATCTCTCCTGAATACCGTTACCAATACGATTCGCAACGCCCAGTTTGGGCAGGAGGGTGATTCTCCTCTACAGCAAATCCTGCAAAGGATTGTCGAATCCGTAGGGCATCTGCTGGAGGTCGATATTTGCCTTCTACGTCCCTTTCAGGATGGCCGGTTGGTCGATGAATGGTTTGTGTATCAAAAAGAGCAAGGGTCGCTACGCTCCGGAACAGAGGCCGGGCTGAATGGCTCTGCTAGGTCTGAAGAAATCACGCCTAAGAAGCCCGAACCCATATCCACGGATTCAGAAATTGGGGCCGGAGAGAGCGTAATGGGTGATTCTGCGTTGTTCGCGTCACCGCGTCTGCCCATCTCCCCGTCATCCTCTTCCCCTAGCCCCTCTTTAGGCCAATCCTCCTCTTACCCCTCCTTGTTGGAACAAACCGTGTGGGAAACCCGCGAGGTTGCAGTGATTAATGATGTGTTAACGGATGAGCGCTTCCTGGGTGAGAGTGCAGAAATTCGACAACGAGCGATCGCCTATCAACAAACCAACATTCGCTCAACCTTGGTCGTACCCCTGATTAGTCAACAAGAGTTAGTCGCAGTTCTGGCTCTGCATCAATGTGAGCAGCCTTACTATTGGCAAGATGACGAAATTCAGTTGGTGGTGATGGTTGCCGACCAAGCGGCGTTGGCGCTTTCCCAGGCACGCGCTTACGAACAAGTGCGGGCACTGGCAACCCAGCAAGCTCTAGTGAACACGATCACCAACGCCATCCGTTCAACCCTAGACCCCCAAGAAATTTTCACGGCAATTACTCAACAATTAGGACAAGCGATCAAGGTGGATGGCTGTACTTTATCGCTGTGGAGAGAAGAGGATGAATTTGTCCAATGTGTAGGCTTGTATGATGGTAAATCGGCTCAAGCGGTGGAATCTCAGGACAAGGACAATTCCACTACATCCTTGATCAATCAATCCTCCAACTCTGGCTTTGTGGCTCATCAGTTGCCCCAATCCCTTGTCCCCATTTCTGGGAATCCGGTGCTGCAACAGCTAGTGAACACCCAACAGCCAGTCGCGATCGATGATTTGGCGGCGAACCCAGAGATGAAAGGGTTTGATCTCCCCTTTCGCCAACCCGCACGCGCACTTCTGGTGGTACCCTTATTGGCTGATAGCGCCAGCAGTAACGCTAGCGTGAGCGACAGCCAAACAACGCCAAGAGTGTCAGGACAACCATCCGGCACAATTATTGGCAGTATTACCTTGCGCCACACCTACCGCCCTCGCCATTGGCTACCCTCAGAAATCAATTTAGCTCAGGCCGTGGCGGCACAAGCCGCGATCGCCGTTCAGCAGTCGCGACTCTATCAGAAAACACGGCAGCAAGCTGAGCGGTTAATGGAATTAGACCGACAGAAGACCGAGTTTTTCCAAAATATTTCCCACGAATTCCGCACGCCCCTAACCCTGATGATTGGGCCGCTGGAATCGGTAATTGAGCGGAAACAGGATTTACCTTACGAACAATGTGGGATTGCCCTACGTAATTCTCGACGATTATTGCGCTTAGTCAATCAACTCCTCGATCTACATCGACTGGATGCCGGTCGGATGCAAGCCAGTTTCCGTCCCTGTAACTTAGTCCAGTTTGTCAGCCAAATTGTCGAAGCGTTTCGGCCTTACTGCGATAAAAAGAACATCCGTCTCTCAACCCAGCTAACACGCTGCACTCCGGTTTATGTAGATTTAGAAAAATTTGATAAGGTGCTTTATAACCTCCTATCTAATGCCATGAAGTTTACCGACGCTGGGGGGAATATTACCATCAACGTAGAACCAGCAGGAGACCATGTCCGGTTGCAGATTAGCGACACGGGCATTGGCATTAAGAAGGAGCAAGTGCCCCATTTGTTTGAGCGGTTCCGACAGGCAGAAGGGTCAGTCAATCGCAGTTATGAGGGCAGCGGTTTGGGGCTGGCTTTGGTGAAAGAACTGGTGGAACTGCATGGAGGTCAAATTTCTGTAGAGTCGGTTTATTCAGAAGGCACAACCTTCACCGTGTGGCTCCAAACGGGGACATCTCACCTACCCGTTGAGCAAGTACTGGAAGTGCCCACAGAAATGCAGGTAAGTCGGGCATCGGTGGAATTAGCCGACTTAGAAATCGAATTGCCCGTAGAGGAAGAAGAACAGGGAACTGGGGAACCTCAGATCAAGGTGACGGGAGTGCCTGCTTCTCCCCCATCCAAAGTCTTGGTGGTAGACGATAATTCAGATTTACGCGCCTATGTGTCCCGCATTCTAAGGCAGGAGGGCTATCAAATTCAGATAGCTCGCAACGGAGCAGAAGGGTTCAAGGTCGCTCAGGAGTACCGTCCCCAGCTGATTGTGGCGGATTTGATGATGCCGGAGGTATCGGGTTTGGATATGATTCGGATGATTCGCGACACTCCAGAGTTGAAAGGGACACCGATTATTTTGCTCACGGCGAAAGCGGATGAAGCGACCCGAATAGAAGGAACTGAACAAGGAGCCGATGCTTATCTCTCGAAGCCGTTTAATGATCGGGAATTATTAGCAGAAGTACGGAATTTACTGGCACTCAAGGCGAATGAGCAACGGGTGCTGGAATTGAATACGTATCTGACAGAGTCCGTACTGAGGCGCTTTTTGCCCCCGGCAATGGTTCAGAGGGCGGCCAAGGGCGAACTAGAGCTAGATTTAAGTCCAGAGCAAACCTTGATTACAACCTTGTTCAGTGACATTGTAGGCTTTACTCAGCTATCAAATACCTTGCGATCGCGCCGTGTAGCCGAGTTGCTCAACGAGTACCTTGCTGCCATGACTCAGGCTGTTTTTGAGAATGGCGGTACGGTTGATAAGTTTATGGGTGATGGAATTTTAGCCATTTTTGGCGCTCCGGAGGTACTCGCACCACAAGAGCAAGTACGAAGAGCCGTCGCAACAGCACGGCACATGTTGCGTTCCCTAGAACAGCTCAACCAGCGATGGGAAGAACAGGGGATTGTTGGGAAAGATGGGCCACCTCCTGTGAGATTCCGTTGTGGCATTCACCAAGGAACGGCGGTTGTGGGAATGTTCGGAGGCAAGGAACGCTCAGACTATACAGCGATTGGGCCTTCGGTTAACATTGCTTCGCGGCTACAAGAAGCGGCTGAACCCAACTCAATTCTCGTCTCAGCCAACGTCGCTGACTGGTTGGACGACAGTGAAATTACCAAGTTCCGTCCCCTGATGCTCAAAGGTGTGGATGAGACTGTTCTTACATTTTCAGTCAAGCCCATAAAGAGCAATTCTGGCAAGAGGTGA